The Sphingomonas sp. KR3-1 genome contains a region encoding:
- a CDS encoding protease modulator HflK, giving the protein MANLIGWLSKAGNWHNEAPKSPWGSGGSSGDNGGSSGGSGDGKGGSGGGPRNPWSFPPEGRRGRSGGGGNGGGGGGGPFEDMFRRMSGGGMPIPPGGAKLWGLVVIGLLLVWVIFTSFHTIGPRERGVVTTLGRYSGTLESGVKFTLPAPFQIVDVVDVGSVHTEKFPESGPNLMLTGDQNIVDLAYSVNWYITDAADFSFQIKDPKETVKDTAESAMRAVIATTTLTEAIGEGQGRISSDVQAAMQKILDEYHSGVRIQSVALTKAAAPEQVDDAFKAVQAAQQGAQGARNNANGYAQQVIAVAQGEAAEFDKIYEQYKAAPAVTRRRLYYETMEQVLAKTNKTIVETPGVTPYLPLPGLRPDAGKAQSGDQK; this is encoded by the coding sequence ATGGCAAACCTGATTGGCTGGCTGAGCAAGGCCGGTAACTGGCATAACGAGGCGCCGAAGAGTCCCTGGGGCTCGGGCGGCAGCAGCGGCGACAATGGCGGCTCGAGCGGTGGCTCCGGCGACGGCAAGGGCGGCTCGGGCGGCGGCCCGCGCAATCCCTGGTCGTTCCCGCCCGAGGGGCGGCGCGGCCGCTCCGGCGGCGGTGGGAATGGCGGCGGCGGTGGCGGCGGCCCGTTCGAGGACATGTTCCGCCGGATGAGCGGCGGCGGCATGCCGATCCCGCCGGGCGGCGCCAAGCTCTGGGGCCTGGTCGTCATCGGCCTGCTCCTCGTCTGGGTGATATTCACCAGCTTCCACACGATCGGCCCGCGCGAGCGCGGCGTCGTCACCACGCTCGGCCGCTATTCCGGCACGCTCGAATCGGGCGTCAAGTTCACCCTGCCGGCGCCGTTCCAGATCGTCGACGTCGTCGATGTCGGCTCGGTCCACACCGAGAAATTCCCCGAGAGCGGCCCCAATCTGATGCTCACCGGCGATCAGAACATCGTCGACCTCGCTTATTCGGTGAACTGGTACATCACCGACGCCGCCGATTTCTCCTTCCAGATCAAGGATCCCAAGGAGACGGTGAAGGATACCGCCGAGAGCGCGATGCGCGCGGTGATCGCCACCACCACACTCACCGAGGCGATCGGCGAGGGCCAGGGCCGCATCTCGAGCGACGTCCAGGCGGCGATGCAGAAGATCCTCGACGAATATCATTCGGGCGTGCGCATCCAGAGCGTCGCGCTGACCAAGGCCGCGGCGCCGGAGCAGGTCGACGACGCCTTCAAGGCGGTGCAGGCCGCGCAGCAGGGCGCCCAGGGCGCGCGCAACAACGCCAATGGCTATGCCCAGCAGGTGATCGCCGTCGCGCAGGGCGAGGCCGCCGAGTTCGACAAGATCTACGAGCAGTACAAGGCGGCGCCCGCCGTCACGCGCCGCCGCCTCTATTACGAGACGATGGAGCAGGTGCTGGCGAAGACCAACAAGACGATCGTCGAGACGCCCGGCGTCACCCCCTATCTGCCGCTGCCCGGGCTTCGCCCCGATGCCGGCAAGGCCCAGTCGGGAGACCAGAAATGA
- a CDS encoding protease modulator HflC, giving the protein MTWLRSPIGIAVAAILVLIVLMSTVVIVPETKQAVILRLEQPLGEPINAYKPGEQFGRTGAGPILRIPFIDRVVWVDKRVLSVDLPNEPVLSTDQLRLQIDAYARFRVTNPLKMVVTIGSEERVREQLQPLFRSALRNELGKRPSAILLSPERGQVMDNIQGALQQLAAQYGVSIVDVRIKQTELPSGSPLDSAFERMKTARYQEAKTIEAQGLKDAQIIRANADAQAAQIYAQAFNKDADFYDFWRAMRSYRTTFLNNDPAKGDTSIILSPNNSYLKEFMGQR; this is encoded by the coding sequence ATGACCTGGCTGCGCAGCCCCATCGGCATCGCCGTCGCCGCCATCCTCGTGCTCATCGTGCTGATGAGCACCGTGGTGATCGTGCCCGAGACGAAGCAGGCGGTGATCCTGCGGCTCGAGCAGCCGCTCGGCGAACCGATCAACGCCTACAAGCCCGGCGAGCAGTTCGGCCGCACCGGCGCCGGCCCGATCCTGCGCATCCCGTTCATCGATCGGGTGGTCTGGGTCGACAAGCGCGTGCTCTCGGTCGACCTGCCCAACGAACCGGTGCTCTCGACCGACCAGCTCCGCCTGCAGATCGACGCCTATGCGCGCTTCCGCGTCACCAATCCGCTCAAGATGGTCGTCACCATCGGCAGCGAGGAGCGGGTTCGCGAGCAGCTCCAGCCGCTGTTCCGCTCGGCACTGCGCAACGAGCTCGGCAAGCGCCCCTCGGCGATCCTGCTTAGCCCCGAGCGCGGCCAGGTGATGGACAATATCCAGGGCGCGCTCCAGCAGCTTGCCGCGCAATATGGCGTGTCGATCGTCGACGTGCGGATCAAGCAGACCGAGCTGCCCTCGGGCTCGCCGCTCGACAGCGCGTTCGAGCGGATGAAGACCGCGCGCTACCAGGAAGCCAAGACGATCGAGGCGCAGGGCCTCAAGGACGCGCAGATCATCCGCGCCAATGCCGATGCGCAGGCCGCGCAGATCTATGCCCAGGCGTTCAACAAGGATGCGGATTTCTACGATTTCTGGCGCGCGATGCGCTCGTATCGTACGACGTTCCTCAACAACGACCCCGCCAAGGGCGACACGTCGATCATCCTCTCCCCCAACAATTCCTATCTGAAGGAATTCATGGGGCAACGATGA
- a CDS encoding Do family serine endopeptidase: MRYAYALTTALLLSGAAATLTIHQPAGAQTAQNEPGAINAAAPKAGAPMSFADMVAKLQPAVVNISTAQRVTMNANPFAGTPFEQFGGGNQPVTRQAESLGSGFIISADGYVVTNNHVISAGAKGATVESITVTLPDKREFKAKLIGNDAQSDLAVLKIEGANLPFVRFGDSSASRVGDWVVAIGNPFGLGGSVTAGIISAVHRVTGQGGAYDRFIQTDASINRGNSGGPMFDLSGNVIGINSQILSPTGGNVGIGFAIPAEEAKPVIDTLMKGGKIARGYLGIGMQNLTDDVADGLGVPRGRGTIVARVEPGQPAEKAGLKQGDVIVAVDGKDVTADQTLSYLVANVKPGTRIPLDVYRDGKRMTVNLVVGTRPPEEQLAQFDPNDENSTPGDGDTDTMAAASLGIQVTPLTPQIAQSVGVNPSTTGVVVVQASPASDAAGKGVQRGDVITSVNRVPVATAADVAKQVAAAKAAGKSNVLLWVQRRQIGQFVSVQIGN, from the coding sequence GTGCGTTATGCCTACGCTCTCACTACCGCCCTTCTGCTGAGCGGCGCCGCCGCTACGCTGACCATCCATCAGCCGGCCGGCGCACAGACCGCGCAGAACGAGCCGGGGGCGATCAACGCCGCCGCGCCCAAGGCCGGCGCGCCGATGAGCTTTGCCGACATGGTCGCCAAGCTGCAGCCGGCGGTGGTCAACATCTCGACCGCCCAGCGCGTGACGATGAACGCCAACCCGTTCGCCGGCACGCCGTTCGAGCAGTTCGGCGGCGGCAACCAGCCGGTGACCCGCCAGGCCGAATCGCTCGGCTCGGGCTTCATCATCTCGGCCGACGGCTATGTCGTGACCAACAACCACGTCATCTCGGCGGGCGCGAAGGGCGCGACGGTCGAATCGATCACCGTCACCCTGCCCGACAAGCGCGAGTTCAAGGCCAAGCTGATCGGCAACGACGCGCAGTCGGACCTTGCCGTGCTCAAGATCGAGGGCGCCAACCTGCCCTTCGTGCGCTTCGGCGATTCGAGCGCGTCGCGCGTCGGCGACTGGGTCGTCGCGATCGGCAATCCGTTCGGCCTCGGCGGCTCGGTCACTGCCGGCATCATCTCGGCGGTCCACCGCGTCACCGGCCAGGGCGGCGCCTATGACCGCTTTATCCAGACCGACGCCTCGATCAATCGCGGCAATTCGGGCGGCCCGATGTTCGATCTTAGCGGCAACGTGATCGGCATCAACTCGCAGATCCTGTCGCCGACCGGCGGCAATGTCGGCATCGGCTTCGCGATCCCCGCGGAAGAAGCCAAGCCGGTGATCGACACGCTGATGAAGGGCGGCAAGATCGCTCGCGGCTATCTCGGCATCGGCATGCAGAACCTGACCGACGACGTCGCCGACGGGCTGGGCGTGCCGCGCGGCCGCGGCACGATCGTCGCGCGCGTCGAGCCGGGCCAGCCGGCGGAGAAGGCCGGGCTGAAGCAGGGCGACGTGATCGTCGCGGTCGACGGCAAGGACGTCACCGCCGATCAGACGCTGTCCTACCTCGTCGCCAATGTGAAGCCGGGCACCCGCATCCCGCTCGATGTCTATCGCGACGGCAAGCGCATGACGGTCAACCTCGTCGTCGGCACCCGCCCGCCCGAGGAGCAGCTCGCCCAGTTCGATCCGAACGACGAGAACTCGACCCCGGGCGACGGCGACACCGATACGATGGCCGCGGCCTCGCTCGGCATCCAGGTCACCCCGCTCACCCCGCAGATCGCGCAGAGCGTCGGCGTGAACCCGAGCACCACCGGCGTGGTCGTCGTCCAGGCGAGCCCGGCGAGCGATGCGGCCGGCAAGGGCGTGCAGCGCGGCGACGTGATCACCTCGGTCAACCGCGTGCCGGTCGCCACCGCGGCCGACGTCGCCAAGCAGGTCGCCGCCGCCAAGGCCGCGGGCAAGTCGAACGTCCTGCTCTGGGTCCAGCGCCGCCAGATCGGCCAGTTCGTCTCGGTCCAGATCGGCAACTGA
- a CDS encoding helicase HerA-like domain-containing protein — protein sequence MVGETGIFIGAGAGGADPQSLVLKRANRHGLIAGATGTGKTVTIQGIIEGLSNAGVPCFVADVKGDLSGLAMAGSPTTKTHEIFAARAAEIGMTGWAYADSPVQFWDLFGAQGHPIRTTISEMGPLLLARLMDLNEVQEGVLTIAFTVADKDGLLLLDLDDLQSMLAHCAERADELTATYGNISKQSVGAIQRALLQLRSQGGASFFGEPALSMTDFLGTDDKGRGVVNILAADKLMASPKLYATFLLWLLSALFESLPEVGDPDKPTLAFFFDEAHLLFDDAPKALLDKIEQVVRLIRSKGVGVYFITQNPIDVPDSIAGQLGNRVQHALRAFTPRDQQAVKAAATTFRANPDVDVEKAITELKVGEALVSLLQDDGSPSPVQRTLIRPPATRVGPVTPAERGVLVQTDAIGAKYDTLVDRESAEELLAAKSAEASAAAAEAQARTEADKAAAAQAKEDARLAKEAERQRLAQQKDADRQARLDAQAQKAAEREAANNPWNRAITSATRSASSAAGRAVANEVSKAIFGSSRGAGAGIVGGLVRGVLGGLFKGR from the coding sequence ATGGTGGGAGAGACGGGCATCTTCATTGGCGCGGGAGCCGGCGGTGCCGACCCGCAATCGCTGGTCCTGAAGCGCGCCAACCGGCACGGGCTGATCGCCGGCGCGACCGGCACCGGCAAGACGGTGACGATCCAGGGCATCATAGAGGGCCTGTCGAACGCCGGCGTCCCCTGCTTCGTCGCGGACGTGAAGGGCGACCTCAGCGGCCTCGCCATGGCCGGATCGCCGACCACCAAGACGCACGAGATCTTCGCCGCCCGCGCCGCCGAGATCGGCATGACCGGCTGGGCCTATGCCGACAGCCCGGTGCAGTTCTGGGACCTGTTCGGCGCGCAGGGCCATCCGATCCGCACGACCATCTCGGAGATGGGCCCGCTGCTCCTCGCCCGGCTGATGGACCTCAACGAAGTCCAGGAAGGCGTGCTCACCATCGCCTTCACCGTGGCGGACAAGGACGGGCTGCTGCTGCTCGACCTCGACGACCTGCAATCGATGCTCGCCCACTGCGCCGAGCGCGCGGACGAGCTCACCGCCACCTATGGCAACATCTCCAAGCAGTCGGTTGGCGCGATCCAGCGCGCGCTGCTCCAGCTGCGCAGCCAGGGCGGCGCCAGCTTCTTCGGCGAGCCGGCGCTGTCGATGACCGACTTCCTCGGCACCGACGACAAGGGCCGCGGCGTGGTCAACATCCTCGCCGCCGACAAGCTGATGGCGAGCCCCAAGCTCTACGCCACCTTCCTGCTCTGGCTGCTCTCCGCGCTGTTCGAATCGCTTCCCGAGGTCGGCGATCCCGACAAGCCCACGCTCGCCTTCTTCTTCGACGAGGCGCATCTGCTGTTCGACGATGCCCCCAAGGCCCTTCTGGACAAGATCGAGCAGGTCGTCCGCCTGATCCGCTCCAAGGGGGTCGGCGTCTATTTCATCACGCAGAACCCGATCGACGTGCCCGACAGCATTGCCGGCCAGCTCGGCAACCGCGTCCAGCACGCGCTGCGCGCCTTCACCCCGCGCGACCAGCAGGCGGTGAAGGCCGCGGCGACCACCTTCCGCGCCAATCCGGACGTCGATGTCGAGAAGGCGATCACTGAATTGAAGGTCGGCGAGGCGCTGGTCTCGCTGCTCCAGGACGACGGGTCGCCGAGCCCGGTGCAGCGCACGCTGATCCGCCCGCCGGCCACCCGCGTCGGCCCGGTCACCCCGGCCGAGCGCGGCGTGCTGGTCCAGACCGATGCGATCGGCGCCAAGTACGACACGCTTGTCGACCGCGAATCGGCCGAGGAGCTGCTCGCCGCCAAGTCGGCCGAAGCCAGCGCCGCCGCTGCCGAGGCGCAGGCCAGGACCGAGGCCGACAAGGCCGCCGCCGCCCAGGCCAAGGAAGACGCCCGCCTCGCCAAGGAAGCCGAGCGCCAGCGCCTCGCCCAGCAGAAGGATGCCGACCGCCAGGCCCGGCTCGATGCCCAGGCGCAGAAGGCGGCCGAGCGCGAGGCGGCGAACAATCCGTGGAACCGCGCGATCACCTCCGCCACCCGCTCCGCCTCCTCGGCAGCGGGCCGCGCAGTGGCGAACGAAGTGTCGAAGGCGATCTTCGGCTCGTCGCGCGGCGCGGGCGCCGGGATCGTCGGCGGCCTCGTCCGAGGCGTGCTCGGCGGGTTGTTCAAGGGGCGGTGA